Proteins from a genomic interval of Undibacterium parvum:
- the tnpB gene encoding IS66 family insertion sequence element accessory protein TnpB (TnpB, as the term is used for proteins encoded by IS66 family insertion elements, is considered an accessory protein, since TnpC, encoded by a neighboring gene, is a DDE family transposase.), producing the protein MSLPLTPAQVYLAVEPIDMRSGVDGLSLHVQESLGKPPCDGSAYAFRNKNSTRIKLLIWDGTGVWLCMRRLHKGRFVWPQSHDAACVLSNEEWQWLTTGVDWPRLNAPPQSNWRV; encoded by the coding sequence ATGAGCCTGCCACTGACTCCGGCACAGGTGTATCTCGCTGTCGAACCGATCGATATGCGCAGCGGTGTTGACGGACTTTCCCTGCATGTACAAGAAAGTTTGGGTAAGCCACCTTGCGATGGCAGTGCCTATGCATTTCGTAACAAGAATAGCACCCGCATCAAGCTATTGATCTGGGATGGCACCGGTGTTTGGTTATGTATGCGACGCTTGCACAAAGGTCGCTTCGTCTGGCCGCAGAGCCATGATGCGGCGTGTGTCTTGTCGAACGAAGAATGGCAATGGCTCACCACGGGCGTTGACTGGCCCCGACTTAACGCGCCGCCACAATCGAATTGGCGCGTATAA
- the tnpA gene encoding IS66 family insertion sequence element accessory protein TnpA produces MNFNPLKVAFWTKHQQHWAESGLSLSAYCRREAIGYSTFYTWRKRLASIVIDQSVTLATPAVKSPVVSQAKHTSLTTIASTSPRPAMKPCKLVPVSIRASLPEIVLCSPAGWQVTISNHVDLPVLAQLLRQLP; encoded by the coding sequence ATGAATTTCAATCCTCTCAAAGTGGCGTTTTGGACTAAGCATCAGCAGCACTGGGCTGAGAGCGGCTTATCACTGAGCGCGTATTGTCGACGTGAAGCCATCGGCTATTCAACGTTTTATACCTGGCGCAAACGCCTCGCTTCCATCGTTATTGATCAGAGTGTCACACTTGCCACACCCGCTGTAAAATCGCCAGTAGTTTCTCAAGCTAAGCACACCTCCCTCACGACAATCGCATCGACATCGCCGCGGCCAGCCATGAAGCCTTGCAAGTTGGTGCCGGTGTCGATCAGGGCATCACTTCCCGAGATTGTCTTGTGCAGCCCGGCCGGTTGGCAGGTGACTATTTCTAACCATGTTGACTTACCCGTGTTGGCGCAATTGCTGCGGCAACTACCATGA
- a CDS encoding DUF7830 domain-containing protein: MINLAVEDPAIPEVLDRLTGIHEPVRNIIGIDYARAIQLRMAVKDRQMQGTPLYACSLCGVPVSLLMHRKRPTQPSGNR; this comes from the coding sequence ATGATAAATCTAGCCGTCGAAGACCCAGCAATTCCTGAAGTCTTAGATCGACTGACAGGTATTCATGAGCCAGTCAGGAATATCATCGGTATTGATTATGCACGAGCTATTCAGCTTCGCATGGCGGTGAAGGATAGGCAAATGCAAGGTACGCCTTTATATGCGTGTTCCTTGTGTGGTGTTCCAGTAAGTTTGCTAATGCATCGTAAGCGTCCAACGCAACCATCTGGAAATCGATAA
- a CDS encoding nucleotidyl transferase AbiEii/AbiGii toxin family protein — translation MLELLHTRSDFNEVLSIVAQQRGIAPVLVEKDYWIMHCLWGLQQSQFQFELKGGTSLSKGFGIIHRFSEDIDIRIEPPIELQVKAGRNHDKPAHVESRRAYYDWLSQHIRISGIEAVQRDTAFDDEKMRSAGIRLHYPNRVSQQSGIKDGILLELGFDDTTPNRPVTISSWAYDAAVNAGVKIQDNRAIDVPCYLPTYTFVEKLQAVSTKYRLQKLGKAFPANFMRHYYDIYCLLALPEIQGFIGTPAYEARKIQRFPKGDELVAAKNSAFLLDDYEERARFKKEYQKTAALYYNGQPELEEILSRIGQFIGKM, via the coding sequence ATGCTTGAGCTTTTGCATACTCGCAGCGATTTTAACGAGGTTCTTTCCATTGTCGCGCAGCAGCGCGGGATAGCACCCGTACTCGTTGAAAAGGATTATTGGATCATGCATTGCCTGTGGGGTTTGCAGCAGTCGCAATTCCAGTTCGAGTTGAAAGGTGGTACGTCATTATCGAAAGGCTTTGGGATTATCCATCGCTTTTCGGAAGATATTGATATTCGCATAGAACCGCCAATTGAGTTGCAAGTTAAGGCGGGACGTAATCATGACAAACCTGCGCATGTTGAATCTCGACGTGCTTATTATGATTGGCTCTCGCAACACATTCGTATTTCTGGAATCGAAGCCGTTCAGCGTGATACTGCCTTTGACGATGAGAAAATGCGCAGTGCTGGAATACGCTTGCATTACCCCAATCGAGTCAGTCAGCAGAGCGGTATTAAAGACGGCATTTTGCTGGAGTTGGGATTTGACGATACGACCCCTAACCGCCCCGTAACTATCTCGTCTTGGGCGTACGATGCAGCGGTGAACGCAGGGGTAAAGATTCAAGATAATCGTGCAATTGATGTACCCTGTTACCTACCAACTTACACCTTTGTCGAAAAATTGCAGGCAGTGTCGACCAAATACCGATTGCAGAAATTGGGGAAGGCATTTCCTGCGAATTTCATGCGCCACTACTATGATATCTATTGCTTGCTAGCGCTGCCAGAAATTCAAGGGTTCATCGGTACACCAGCCTACGAAGCCCGAAAGATTCAGCGTTTTCCGAAAGGGGATGAGTTGGTCGCAGCCAAAAATTCCGCCTTTCTTTTAGACGATTATGAAGAGCGAGCAAGGTTTAAAAAAGAGTATCAAAAGACCGCTGCGCTGTATTACAACGGGCAGCCTGAATTAGAGGAAATTCTTTCGCGCATCGGGCAATTCATCGGCAAGATGTAG
- a CDS encoding DUF6088 family protein, translating into MNLFMFCLWLSIAITKILLRANAKETLHIPAKQTDNGYNLHETSIRIHSVELVNTSLERPLRPKQGALKQVVRTLHAGKVYRREDLAQVSNAVDRHLSELVAGGALKRLAQGLYYAPKKSVFGALPPDDHELVTAFLRDKDFLVFSPSSYNALGVGTTQLYNKTIVYNHKRHGVFSFGNRQFDFRVKPRFPKKLTSEFLLVDVINNLDELAEDKNQVLQMVERKLPLFDQGKLKRAVSAFASVATKKRFMGWFHA; encoded by the coding sequence TTGAATTTGTTTATGTTTTGTCTTTGGCTGTCCATTGCGATAACAAAAATCCTGCTTAGAGCAAACGCTAAAGAAACTTTGCATATTCCAGCAAAACAAACTGATAACGGCTATAATTTGCATGAAACGTCAATAAGGATTCATTCAGTGGAACTAGTAAATACGAGTTTAGAACGCCCATTACGGCCAAAACAAGGCGCCTTGAAGCAAGTGGTGAGGACTTTGCACGCTGGTAAGGTGTATCGTCGTGAGGATTTGGCGCAGGTCTCTAATGCAGTTGATCGGCACCTGAGTGAATTAGTTGCAGGTGGCGCTTTGAAACGCTTGGCGCAAGGGCTTTACTACGCACCTAAGAAATCGGTCTTTGGCGCACTTCCACCTGACGATCATGAGCTGGTGACTGCTTTTTTGCGTGATAAGGATTTTTTGGTGTTCTCCCCATCAAGTTATAACGCTTTGGGCGTAGGAACTACGCAGCTTTATAACAAAACCATTGTCTACAATCACAAACGGCACGGCGTGTTTTCATTTGGAAATCGTCAGTTTGATTTTCGAGTTAAGCCACGGTTTCCGAAAAAGCTTACCTCTGAATTTTTGTTGGTTGACGTGATTAATAATCTAGATGAATTGGCAGAGGATAAGAACCAAGTGCTTCAAATGGTTGAGCGAAAACTACCTTTATTCGATCAGGGTAAGTTGAAGCGTGCTGTTTCCGCCTTCGCTTCGGTCGCGACAAAGAAACGTTTTATGGGTTGGTTTCATGCTTGA
- a CDS encoding viperin family antiviral radical SAM protein yields the protein MYEPRQINELVINWHVTEACNYSCHYCYAHWKKSDLRGEIIHDEIRSQKLIELLYGFFCAKNKANLLQSRLQWASVRLNIAGGEPLLYEQKVLRVIRVARDLGMNVSIITNGSRLTKPLIKAIAPDVSLLGISLDSSNNQTNREIGRIDRKGLLLRAHSVEEILAMGRQINPQMRLKVNTVVNSLNASEDMSCFIQTLQPERWKVLRMLPVLNNDLAVSDVEFNSFIDRHLALKNVMCIEDNSDMTESYIMVDPYGRFFQNKQSRNGSGYFYSKPILSTGIEAAFSQLTFSTEKFIGRYERISEEVLA from the coding sequence ATGTACGAGCCGCGACAAATCAATGAGCTAGTCATCAACTGGCATGTGACAGAAGCATGCAACTATTCATGCCATTATTGCTATGCGCACTGGAAGAAATCTGATCTTCGAGGTGAAATTATTCATGATGAGATTCGATCACAAAAACTGATTGAATTGCTATATGGTTTCTTCTGCGCTAAAAACAAGGCAAATTTACTTCAAAGTCGTCTTCAGTGGGCTAGTGTCAGATTGAATATCGCTGGCGGAGAACCATTGCTGTATGAACAAAAAGTCTTGCGAGTTATTCGAGTTGCTCGTGATCTTGGAATGAATGTTTCCATTATCACAAACGGAAGTAGGTTGACTAAGCCTTTGATCAAGGCAATAGCGCCTGACGTTTCATTATTGGGTATAAGCCTTGATTCTAGCAATAACCAAACCAACCGAGAAATAGGACGTATCGATAGGAAAGGACTGTTGCTCCGAGCCCATAGTGTTGAGGAGATTTTGGCAATGGGTAGGCAAATTAACCCCCAAATGCGATTAAAGGTGAACACCGTTGTAAATAGTTTGAATGCCAGTGAGGATATGTCCTGTTTTATTCAGACTTTACAACCAGAGCGATGGAAAGTCTTACGGATGCTTCCAGTGCTAAACAATGACCTGGCGGTTTCCGACGTTGAATTCAATAGCTTCATTGATCGCCATCTGGCCTTAAAGAACGTGATGTGCATCGAAGATAATAGTGACATGACTGAGTCATACATCATGGTCGATCCTTACGGGAGATTTTTTCAAAACAAACAAAGCCGAAACGGATCGGGTTATTTTTACAGCAAACCGATCTTATCTACGGGTATTGAGGCAGCATTTTCCCAGCTCACTTTTTCGACCGAAAAATTTATTGGTCGCTATGAGCGGATAAGCGAAGAGGTACTCGCATGA
- a CDS encoding ankyrin repeat domain-containing protein, whose product MATIPSTEQLLLEVHQCLGLSAPTKKKELIGFERPLETHQRIISELISEIFTALNMDEQAKDDASVNLRHLLSINNSIERSVWTHEASMQQIVWNMAAYLYAPYLGRTVAFWSLCQTMDEGMPGGKFWYLPEVIERNNKKELRLPVPQVLDWLLDLSGKSISELAQGLAGKINAAEKSISVGIELESIEKILLNWANGAVPRVGNISLYFSNIGALDFRGAFKLNTVSTEEEQFQSVLDFIKRKNLSASLLREQIPMSQPNRIENILNGVADEDEKHNFVELIATRYAIPTLQTLRQRFLVARAVQDGYLRLGKFLLGNDFDKTCTDISKNKVLQLFELFKLSYNLTIDAYKQSADPQIQDAYFESKIPPWDKFGVFLSVVPSLRPDVINILADRLNHLFPNEYQGKPLDDHIGHDIESAKLIATRNLAKLDAEQKEYDTVKEYSRKLRTHSPWRTLQNVHSFWVANELAQNDQHNFRIRQMAANRMRELAQTPGEKMGAIFIELSHILNNDDRQYRDKDAKKKVESLLIEAKENPAINAWLAGILQYEAKHHLALNEFDNARRLFKEALEACKDNGFGSLRGEIARDGFALVVEQPPAKFDLNNYEYYFRNVLAYGELEGEEENKTFEDTACAMSTYFWESLYCPYPNETSVAPLSKELGETFIKGAMPLVFQGDFDGLLNWFKNNSKLKDKKFREVRGNTALMSWLKIFYELEKKLPALDHALSASKTPDNTKLAVNWRRAICLMIGAWPKLVNMPDFKLQTPAMLAANHGDIVVVNALLKENADLKLQDFRGRTALHAAIASNSLECVEAILSHDAEVTNIYAAEEQSALHTAVKFGQPNIVETLISDAPHLHSHTDANGKSALDIAKHLADPSIWQQHHEFMRRERRTIATLDDFQKVSSFLSTH is encoded by the coding sequence ATGGCGACAATCCCCTCGACTGAGCAATTACTTCTAGAAGTTCATCAATGCCTAGGCCTGAGCGCACCAACGAAAAAAAAAGAACTAATAGGCTTTGAACGACCACTCGAAACGCATCAAAGAATCATTTCTGAACTTATAAGTGAAATATTCACAGCCTTAAATATGGATGAGCAGGCAAAGGATGATGCGTCCGTTAACTTACGCCACTTACTAAGCATTAACAATTCTATTGAGCGTTCAGTTTGGACCCATGAAGCAAGCATGCAGCAAATAGTCTGGAATATGGCAGCATATTTATATGCGCCTTACTTAGGCCGCACCGTTGCATTTTGGAGCCTATGTCAAACTATGGATGAGGGAATGCCTGGTGGAAAATTTTGGTATCTGCCAGAGGTCATCGAGAGAAATAATAAGAAAGAATTACGCCTGCCTGTTCCTCAAGTTCTTGATTGGCTATTGGATTTATCAGGGAAAAGCATCAGTGAACTTGCTCAAGGATTGGCTGGCAAAATAAATGCGGCAGAGAAATCAATCAGTGTTGGTATCGAACTTGAATCTATTGAAAAAATCCTCTTGAATTGGGCTAATGGTGCGGTTCCACGTGTAGGAAACATCAGTCTATATTTTTCCAATATAGGAGCACTTGATTTCAGAGGTGCCTTTAAGCTTAATACGGTATCAACTGAAGAAGAACAGTTTCAATCTGTACTTGATTTTATTAAACGTAAAAACCTTTCAGCTTCTCTGTTACGTGAGCAAATTCCAATGTCACAACCCAACCGCATTGAAAACATTCTAAATGGTGTCGCGGATGAGGATGAGAAACATAACTTCGTGGAATTGATCGCTACCCGCTATGCAATTCCCACACTACAAACGCTACGCCAACGATTCCTAGTGGCGCGTGCAGTTCAGGATGGATATCTCCGTTTAGGAAAATTCTTACTTGGAAATGACTTCGATAAAACCTGCACAGATATTTCTAAAAACAAAGTTCTACAGCTATTCGAGTTATTTAAACTTAGTTATAACCTTACGATAGATGCATATAAACAGAGCGCTGATCCGCAAATTCAAGATGCATATTTCGAAAGTAAAATTCCCCCTTGGGATAAATTCGGGGTTTTCCTTTCTGTCGTACCGTCATTAAGACCCGACGTAATCAATATCTTGGCAGATAGGTTAAATCATTTGTTCCCCAACGAATATCAAGGAAAGCCGCTCGATGACCATATTGGACATGATATTGAATCAGCGAAATTAATCGCCACACGTAATTTAGCCAAACTAGACGCAGAACAAAAAGAATATGACACCGTGAAAGAATATTCACGAAAACTGCGGACTCATTCACCTTGGCGCACGCTACAAAATGTTCACAGTTTTTGGGTTGCCAATGAACTAGCGCAAAATGATCAACATAACTTCAGAATACGGCAAATGGCGGCAAACCGTATGCGAGAGTTAGCGCAAACGCCCGGTGAAAAAATGGGCGCTATTTTCATCGAGCTTAGTCATATCTTGAATAATGATGATCGCCAATACCGTGACAAAGACGCAAAGAAAAAAGTTGAATCACTACTGATAGAGGCGAAAGAAAATCCAGCAATAAACGCATGGCTCGCCGGCATTTTGCAATATGAAGCAAAACACCATCTAGCCTTAAATGAGTTTGACAACGCGCGTCGTCTTTTTAAGGAAGCCCTCGAAGCTTGTAAAGATAATGGCTTCGGATCATTACGAGGAGAAATTGCGCGTGACGGTTTTGCACTAGTGGTTGAACAACCACCCGCAAAATTCGACCTCAACAATTATGAATACTATTTCAGAAATGTTTTGGCATATGGTGAACTAGAAGGTGAGGAAGAAAATAAAACATTCGAGGATACGGCATGCGCTATGTCCACTTATTTTTGGGAATCACTTTATTGCCCTTATCCAAATGAAACTAGCGTAGCACCACTATCGAAGGAATTGGGTGAAACATTTATCAAGGGGGCGATGCCATTAGTTTTTCAAGGGGATTTTGACGGCTTACTCAACTGGTTCAAAAACAATTCAAAACTGAAGGATAAGAAGTTTAGAGAGGTTCGTGGCAATACAGCACTGATGAGCTGGTTGAAAATATTTTATGAACTTGAGAAAAAATTACCTGCTTTAGACCATGCTTTGTCTGCCTCTAAAACCCCAGACAATACTAAGCTTGCAGTTAATTGGCGAAGAGCGATATGCCTTATGATTGGAGCCTGGCCTAAATTGGTGAACATGCCCGACTTCAAGTTACAAACCCCCGCCATGCTGGCAGCTAACCATGGCGATATCGTTGTTGTGAATGCTCTACTCAAGGAAAATGCTGACTTGAAACTGCAAGATTTCAGGGGACGGACAGCTTTACATGCAGCCATCGCTTCAAATTCGCTTGAATGTGTAGAGGCTATACTAAGTCACGATGCAGAAGTCACGAATATATACGCAGCTGAAGAGCAATCGGCGCTGCATACTGCTGTTAAATTTGGACAACCAAATATCGTCGAGACGCTAATATCAGACGCACCTCATTTGCACAGCCATACGGATGCAAATGGCAAGTCTGCACTTGATATCGCTAAGCATCTAGCTGATCCCAGTATTTGGCAGCAACATCATGAATTCATGCGTCGTGAGCGCAGGACAATTGCAACGCTCGATGATTTTCAGAAAGTCTCTTCATTTCTATCGACACATTAA
- a CDS encoding sacsin N-terminal ATP-binding-like domain-containing protein — MSQQKLSSVTTIFDEETISPSLDLMLVNAREWSEWLKQQQSVALQVYKIKPAQLIADQRREQGISRDYKGREILELLQNAADAAKKCDQRGDIRVELNPEGLIVANTGLGFTTGGVKSLQTADLSPKRGKKNQFIGSKGLGFRSVLNWSRQPIILSGSLQIAFSSRYAQELVERLRRQFSSVQEELAKHPAEDSVPLLPFPIDLNSDEHHGFDENSGIFGRCQALRAEGYETIIGMPFDRAHSYENAINQLKLLRPEFLLFSDSIASLSISVVANNKADSWEKLWRSDVISQSLITLIEVDCETEAESCSRWQLFTQIDEIPEEYLRDHDDPDSYHLVVALPEQGLAEPANLYSFFPTEIPLPLHALCHATLELTQNRKHLQEGEANEFVLERLALFLAMIFEQQTEMSCDSYRALDLLAPASLLQNYQTDIKTLQNALINAIKTKNVFPVLSGERLKATETTSFQVGGNSMRWLPEKIFPAIVIARNNSDKQLFDLLGVKSLDGKQFVSLLRAAGEISLEERAAVALGVINQGLGQEYCYKGLLIDSQGNELCEDDSVYLPGGSLGNALEFPTWAKIKILNEQLWEVLRGNKVRDSAKALSVFDVHEYALGNLIAGLVSSANAALLVHDENQTRSELLQSLFALYNLYQNNEDRPEFPKRLNVFLLNHNSKWRSTKELYYGFGYSATGNIVSQLYQSAPEKLTAEPLEYEKLGIKGNSRTPFLAWLGVSEWPNIMEIKTIEPAFLTFAKPRLKYPAAFIENTSHIFNSADELPRNCTFQSVKSLDGLDVILSSESDAILAWLASDPRTLSWLKPMPEHGTLGFLPSGCWNQRNYKGELPSYIFWKIKHSSWLSSIAGKPLAPVDCMVNDAAVAGLFPTPILPSKETILNLGLSHSLMKHALLAAGVRESIDDLDSEEIYSLMLELPAKDPSGNLAKKLYNWLIKTVDFKPDEGGKNYKTFTEKGSIFAKQGDVQEYFPVAETYHVDVEGFPQELLKSLPVASFLKKRGAGKVRRIFRVNVLDKEAVNEKVTHYNVAACSEQANKHFQTAKRYIEIYRHSQVAKAPGRAVFESLQLVVCNHVKSEITFRQQTLDNELPPWTYSIQADQLYVCCNPLYSDEPNNPLLANTIGDAIASIFELNDGNSFSNIYRCDEKNRTELLRKMLGDQLDDDLDAMLLALREQAVGQLLPEPLVTMGPVPKISLTVTTTPPSATPLAQTIVTESEPPVQNWNVPSTIGVESVEHVPESPGTRVRIRVSGGGSGSGSSAGRIAPTSDGKAGENLTMLFEQQQGRFPLYIGHITGYDTIAADVLSFRSADDLALFESGEDQNAVLVERVIEAKEKWAGGSVNLTVNEVNTAAQWKNKYYIYRFMPIKATTSEYELKVLCNPLSQLDAVTSSIEISLDIAATSQKFRVYGKINQTESI; from the coding sequence ATGTCTCAACAAAAGCTAAGTTCTGTAACCACTATTTTTGACGAAGAAACTATTTCTCCATCATTAGATCTGATGCTAGTAAACGCTCGGGAATGGTCAGAATGGCTGAAGCAACAACAGAGTGTTGCACTTCAAGTCTACAAAATTAAACCTGCCCAGTTAATTGCGGATCAACGACGGGAACAGGGTATTTCGCGGGACTACAAAGGCCGTGAAATACTTGAGTTATTACAAAACGCAGCTGATGCTGCAAAAAAGTGTGACCAGCGTGGCGACATTCGGGTTGAATTAAACCCTGAGGGGTTGATCGTAGCAAATACAGGTTTAGGCTTTACCACTGGAGGGGTGAAGTCACTGCAAACGGCTGACTTAAGTCCAAAACGCGGGAAAAAAAACCAGTTTATTGGAAGCAAAGGCTTGGGTTTTCGCTCAGTACTCAATTGGTCACGCCAGCCGATAATCCTCAGTGGTTCATTACAAATCGCTTTTAGTAGCAGGTATGCCCAAGAGTTAGTGGAACGGCTGAGGCGACAGTTTTCCTCCGTACAGGAGGAATTGGCTAAACACCCGGCAGAAGATTCAGTGCCTTTGTTACCTTTTCCTATCGATTTAAACAGCGATGAACATCACGGATTTGATGAAAATTCAGGCATATTCGGGCGTTGCCAAGCATTGCGGGCAGAAGGCTATGAAACCATTATAGGTATGCCCTTTGATCGTGCTCATAGCTATGAAAACGCTATTAATCAATTGAAGCTACTGCGCCCTGAGTTTCTATTGTTTTCTGACTCCATTGCGTCGTTATCTATTTCTGTGGTGGCAAATAATAAAGCTGATAGTTGGGAGAAACTGTGGCGCTCCGACGTTATTTCGCAGTCTTTAATAACGCTTATTGAAGTTGACTGCGAAACCGAAGCTGAATCGTGCAGCCGCTGGCAGCTTTTTACTCAAATAGACGAAATTCCTGAGGAATACCTGCGTGACCATGATGATCCGGACAGCTATCACTTGGTCGTCGCTTTGCCAGAACAAGGCTTAGCAGAGCCCGCTAATCTTTATTCTTTTTTTCCTACTGAAATACCTCTTCCGCTACACGCGTTGTGCCACGCCACTTTAGAACTAACACAAAACCGTAAACATTTGCAGGAAGGCGAAGCAAATGAATTCGTATTGGAACGCTTAGCATTGTTTTTAGCGATGATCTTTGAGCAGCAGACTGAGATGTCTTGTGATTCCTATCGTGCTCTGGATTTGCTCGCCCCCGCATCACTTCTACAAAACTATCAGACGGACATTAAAACATTGCAAAATGCCTTAATCAACGCGATAAAAACAAAGAATGTATTTCCTGTATTGTCGGGTGAGAGGCTTAAGGCAACGGAAACAACGTCTTTCCAAGTGGGCGGCAACTCTATGCGGTGGTTGCCAGAGAAAATATTCCCTGCCATCGTTATAGCAAGAAATAATTCAGATAAACAGCTTTTCGATCTTCTAGGTGTTAAGAGTTTGGACGGAAAGCAGTTTGTTTCATTATTGCGGGCAGCAGGCGAAATAAGCCTAGAGGAGCGAGCAGCTGTTGCCCTGGGGGTTATTAACCAAGGCTTGGGTCAAGAATACTGCTACAAAGGTTTGTTAATAGATTCGCAGGGAAATGAACTATGTGAAGACGATAGCGTGTATTTGCCCGGAGGTAGTTTAGGAAATGCCTTGGAATTTCCCACATGGGCGAAAATCAAAATACTCAATGAACAACTATGGGAAGTGTTGAGGGGTAATAAAGTAAGGGATAGCGCCAAAGCGTTATCCGTGTTTGACGTGCATGAGTATGCATTGGGCAATTTGATTGCGGGATTGGTCTCGTCAGCCAATGCTGCTTTACTGGTGCATGATGAGAACCAAACACGTTCTGAGTTATTGCAATCACTCTTTGCTTTGTACAATCTTTACCAAAATAACGAAGATCGTCCAGAGTTCCCAAAGCGTCTAAATGTATTTTTATTGAACCACAATAGTAAATGGAGGAGCACAAAAGAGCTTTACTATGGATTTGGCTATTCGGCTACAGGGAATATAGTTAGTCAACTTTATCAATCCGCACCTGAAAAATTAACGGCTGAGCCCCTAGAGTATGAAAAACTGGGCATTAAGGGAAATTCACGAACTCCGTTTTTAGCTTGGCTTGGCGTGTCCGAATGGCCGAACATCATGGAGATAAAAACTATTGAGCCAGCCTTTCTAACATTTGCAAAGCCACGTCTGAAATATCCTGCTGCATTCATTGAGAACACTTCGCACATTTTCAATTCGGCGGATGAATTGCCAAGAAATTGTACATTCCAGTCCGTTAAATCGCTCGACGGTCTCGACGTCATTCTTAGTAGCGAGAGCGATGCCATTTTAGCGTGGTTGGCCAGCGATCCTCGGACCCTGTCATGGTTAAAACCGATGCCGGAGCACGGCACTTTAGGTTTTCTGCCATCTGGTTGCTGGAATCAGCGCAATTACAAAGGTGAATTGCCGTCGTACATTTTCTGGAAAATCAAACACAGTTCATGGCTTAGTAGTATTGCGGGAAAACCTCTAGCGCCCGTTGACTGCATGGTAAATGATGCTGCAGTCGCAGGTTTATTCCCCACCCCGATACTGCCATCAAAAGAAACCATTCTGAATTTAGGTTTGTCCCATAGCCTAATGAAACATGCGTTATTAGCTGCGGGCGTGCGAGAGAGTATTGACGATCTCGATTCAGAAGAAATTTATTCCTTAATGTTAGAACTTCCAGCCAAAGACCCTTCAGGAAATTTAGCTAAAAAACTCTACAACTGGCTAATTAAAACCGTCGATTTCAAACCTGACGAAGGCGGAAAAAACTACAAAACCTTCACAGAAAAAGGAAGTATTTTCGCTAAACAAGGTGACGTTCAAGAATATTTTCCTGTTGCTGAGACTTACCATGTTGATGTGGAAGGATTTCCTCAAGAACTACTAAAATCGCTGCCAGTTGCTAGTTTCTTAAAAAAACGTGGTGCAGGAAAAGTCCGACGTATATTCAGAGTAAACGTTTTGGACAAGGAGGCTGTTAATGAAAAAGTCACTCACTACAATGTCGCTGCTTGTTCGGAGCAAGCTAATAAGCATTTTCAAACAGCAAAAAGGTATATAGAAATTTACCGCCACAGTCAAGTCGCAAAGGCGCCGGGGCGAGCTGTTTTTGAGTCCCTCCAACTTGTAGTATGCAATCATGTGAAAAGCGAGATCACATTTAGGCAGCAGACATTAGATAACGAGTTACCGCCTTGGACCTATTCAATTCAAGCTGATCAACTCTATGTATGCTGTAATCCGCTCTATTCTGATGAGCCAAACAATCCTTTATTGGCAAATACAATCGGCGATGCGATTGCTTCTATTTTTGAACTTAATGACGGAAATTCTTTTTCTAATATTTACCGGTGTGATGAGAAAAACCGAACTGAGCTGCTGCGTAAGATGCTCGGGGATCAGCTTGACGACGATTTAGATGCAATGTTGCTGGCGTTGCGAGAACAGGCTGTTGGTCAGTTGTTACCTGAGCCTCTGGTAACTATGGGGCCTGTTCCAAAGATATCTCTTACTGTTACCACAACACCACCTTCTGCAACACCTTTAGCGCAAACCATTGTGACTGAATCTGAGCCTCCAGTACAAAATTGGAATGTACCTTCAACGATTGGTGTTGAATCAGTCGAACACGTACCAGAGAGCCCAGGCACTCGTGTGCGAATACGAGTGTCGGGTGGTGGCTCTGGTTCGGGCAGTTCAGCTGGACGTATTGCGCCCACCTCTGATGGAAAAGCGGGCGAGAATCTCACAATGCTCTTTGAGCAACAACAAGGGCGATTCCCTTTATATATCGGCCACATTACAGGTTACGACACAATCGCTGCTGACGTACTCAGTTTTCGAAGTGCTGATGACTTAGCATTATTTGAGTCTGGAGAGGATCAAAATGCCGTGCTGGTAGAACGGGTGATCGAAGCCAAAGAAAAATGGGCAGGTGGGAGTGTAAACTTAACTGTAAATGAAGTTAATACAGCAGCACAATGGAAAAACAAATATTATATATATCGATTTATGCCCATCAAGGCGACGACGTCGGAATACGAATTAAAGGTGCTTTGCAACCCATTAAGTCAGCTAGATGCGGTTACTTCCTCGATAGAAATTTCTTTGGATATCGCGGCCACGTCACAGAAGTTTCGAGTGTATGGAAAAATCAATCAAACTGAATCCATTTAA